From Nycticebus coucang isolate mNycCou1 chromosome 6, mNycCou1.pri, whole genome shotgun sequence, the proteins below share one genomic window:
- the TRIM75 gene encoding tripartite motif-containing protein 75 encodes MAVAAAVAGFQAEARCPICLDYLRDPVTIECGHNFCRSCIQQSWADLQDSFPCPVCRHQCQEGHFRSNTQLGRMIEIAKLLHTPQSDKKRQEETPLCEKHSQVLNVFCEEDLVVLCPLCTEAPEHQGHHVRPIEEAASHHRRRFRSYIPSLKKQLVDLQKLISSQRKKPLELRAMVENQRQELSSEFEHLNQFLDREQHAVFSRLAEEEKGIRQKLDANITEFTNYVATLKSQLSKVVELSMLSEVELLSQIKTFYRSENEVSPSVFSIHLKREGCSFPPQYSALQRIIKKFKVDIILDPETAHPNLIISEDKKCVRFTKRKQKVPHFPKRFMVKPVVLGFPYFYSGRHFWEVEVGDQSEWAIGVCKDSLPTKTRKPPSPRQGCWSIQLQDGGYDAPGAVPTPLQLGVEARGIGIFLDYELGEISFYNMTEKSHICTYSDTFIEPLRPYFRVGPTSKPLKICTETDCE; translated from the coding sequence ATGGCAGTGGCGGCAGCTGTGGCAGGATTCCAAGCAGAAGCCAGGTGTCCCATATGTCTGGATTACTTAAGAGACCCAGTTACCATCGAATGTGGACACAACTTCTGTCGCTCCTGCATCCAACAGTCCTGGGCAGATCTACAGGACAGTTTCCCTTGCCCTGTCTGTCGTCACCAATGCCAAGAGGGGCACTTCCGGAGCAACACCCAGCTGGGGAGGATGATTGAAATTGCCAAGCTGCTGCACACACCTCAAAGCGATAAAAAGAGGCAGGAAGAAACACCTTTGTGTGAGAAGCACAGCCAGGTCCTGAATGTTTTCTGTGAGGAGGACCTGGTGGTGTTGTGTCCCCTGTGCACTGAGGCCCCTGAGCACCAGGGCCACCACGTGAGGCCCATCGAGGAGGCCGCCTCTCATCACAGGAGAAGATTCCGTAGTTATATCCCATCCTTGAAGAAGCAATTGGTAGACCTTCAAAAATTAATAAGcagtcaaagaaaaaaacccttagAACTGAGAGCAATGGTAGAAAACCAAAGGCAAGAATTATCCTCTGAATTTGAGCACCTGAACCAGTTTTTAGACCGTGAACAACATGCAGTTTTCTCCAGGTTAGCTGAAGAAGAGAAGGGCATTCGACAGAAACTTGATGCAAACATAACAGAATTCACAAACTATGTTGCCACACTCAAGAGTCAATTAAGCAAAGTAGTAGAGCTCAGTATGCTGTCTGAAGTGGAACTGCTCTCACAAATCAAAACTTTTTACAGATCTGAAAATGAGGTCAGCCCATCAGTCTTCTCAATTCACTTAAAGAGAGAAGGCTGCAGTTTTCCTCCCCAGTATTCTGCTCTTCagagaattataaagaaatttaaagtagATATAATTCTAGACCCTGAAACAGCACACCCTAACCTGATTATCTCTGAAGATAAAAAATGTGTGAGatttacaaagagaaaacaaaaggtcCCTCATTTTCCCAAAAGATTTATGGTCAAACCGGTTGTCCTGGGTTTTCCATATTTCTATTCTGGCAGGCATTTCTGGGAAGTGGAAGTGGGAGACCAGTCTGAATGGGCTATTGGGGTTTGTAAGGACTCTCTTCCCACAAAGACAAGGAAACCACCATCACCCCGGCAGGGATGCTGGAGCATTCAGCTACAGGATGGTGGCTATGATGCTCCAGGAGCTGTTCCAACCCCGTTACAGTTAGGAGTGGAAGCCAGAGGcattggcattttcttagacTATGAGCTGGGTGAGATCTCATTCTACAACATGACTGAGAAATCTCACATCTGTACTTACAGTGACACTTTTATTGAACCTCTTCGGCCTTATTTCCGTGTAGGACCTACTTCAAAACCTCTCAAAATCTGTACAGAAACAGACTGTGAATGA